In the genome of Candidatus Aegiribacteria sp., the window TCCTCCGGGTTTACCGGTACTCCACTTCTTCTAATCTCAAAATAGTATCCAGGTTGCCCACCGGGGACTGATCCTGTTTTCCCTATCTGAGATCCGGATAAAACTTCATCATTTGGATTTACCAGAATCTGTCCAAGATATCCGTACACCGTATGATATCCGTCCTGGTGATCAAGCACTATCATCTGTCCCATACTCAGGAATTCCCTGGCCCAGAGAACCACTCCTTCTGCTGATGAATACACCGGCTGGCCAGGAGGAGTGACAACTGTGATACCGTCACTGGTTGTCTGGGTTCCATACTCCTGATGAATCTGAATTCCAAATGCTCTAACAACCTGCCCACTTGCAGGCCAGCTGATACTTCCCTGGAAGGATTCCATGTAACTGTCGGATTCAGGTTCCAGAAAAGGAGTTCCGGAAGTCACTGGAGTTGACCGAACACTGAGCCGGGTTACGAATTCCGCCCTGCTGATTCTTCTATCTTCCAGAACTGCAAGCGATTCTTTCTCGGCTGCTATCCTTCCCATCAACTGATTTCTTATCGAAGCCTGTCGGGCTTCCTCATCGTAGATTCCACCCTGCAATTCCTCCATCTGCTCTCTGAGCTGCTGAACCTCGACCAGAAGAACCTCCAGCGAGTCTCTGCAGCTCCCCAGTGAGTCCTGGCTTGTGGAGAGCATGAATACTTCATTCGCAGCTTTTGATGCAAGATAATCAATATAGGCCTGGCGGCGGAGCATTCTTGTGAATCCCCCTTCTATAAAGAAATATCCAATCCCTCCGAGATTCCTGTGAGAATAGAGGTAAAGCAGGTAAGAGGAAAGATTTTCAACAAGTTCCCCGCGCAGGGAATCCTCAGATGTGAATACCCCTGAAACCCGGGAAAGCTGCTGGAGTATCCTCGATTCCTCAAGGGCCAGCTCATTGTAATAATCCCTTGAAATGGTAAGGTGCTCGTGTATGGCATCGAGTATTGTTGATATTGCCGCTTCTTCTTCTTCCAGTTGAGAAATATGAGCCTGGGTTTCGCGCAGACATGTATCAAGACTGTCAAGAGAGCCTGCGGTGATGATACAGGCAACAAATATCAGAACTGTCACCGGTTCCTCCCATCAACTCTGTGGATAACCGTTTTTACTAAAGAAGTCTGGATGCAATATCCTCAACCCGATCGGTCTTCTCCCATGAGAATGCTCCATCGTGTCCAGGTTCTCTACCAAAATGACCAAAAGACGAAGTTTTGCTGAAAACAGGCTTTTTCAATCCAAGATATTCTATGATACCATACGGCTGCAGAGGAAAAATATCCC includes:
- a CDS encoding peptidoglycan DD-metalloendopeptidase family protein, producing the protein MTVLIFVACIITAGSLDSLDTCLRETQAHISQLEEEEAAISTILDAIHEHLTISRDYYNELALEESRILQQLSRVSGVFTSEDSLRGELVENLSSYLLYLYSHRNLGGIGYFFIEGGFTRMLRRQAYIDYLASKAANEVFMLSTSQDSLGSCRDSLEVLLVEVQQLREQMEELQGGIYDEEARQASIRNQLMGRIAAEKESLAVLEDRRISRAEFVTRLSVRSTPVTSGTPFLEPESDSYMESFQGSISWPASGQVVRAFGIQIHQEYGTQTTSDGITVVTPPGQPVYSSAEGVVLWAREFLSMGQMIVLDHQDGYHTVYGYLGQILVNPNDEVLSGSQIGKTGSVPGGQPGYYFEIRRSGVPVNPEEYLE